ATGATATCTCTAGAACCACCGCCATTATCAATGACGTTGTGACTAATATCACCGAAATCGAAACACAAATAAAACAAGCAATGGATAGTGTCAATGAGGCGAATCAATCAGGTACAACAACCAATTCAGAACAGTTAGCTTCATTATACAATGAATTAATGAACATCCACGGAATCATTAAAAATACCCGGACGGATTTACAGCAAAAGGTAGATCAGGTAACGGGTGGGATTAATACAGCAGCCGATTTCGTTAAAGATGTATTCCCCACGGTTGAACAAAAAATCCATAAGGCAGCTGATTTTGTACGGAACGACCTGCCTAAAGTGGAGTCCGATATACGTGAAGCCGCAGACCTTATTCGTACCAAGCTTCCAGCAGCAGAACAAGCGATCCACAAGGCAGCTGACTTTGCCAGAAATGATCTGCCGGGATTCGAAGAAAAAGTAAGGAATGCAGCAGATCGACTTAGACAGTTTAAAGGCGGTGTCAATATTTACGATTTGATTGAATACTTAAAGCATGATCCAAATAAGGAAAGCAGTTTTTTAGCAAAACCGATTCTGTTAAAAACCGAGCGGATTTTTCCAATTCCAAATTACGGATCAGCGATGACGCCGTTTTATACGATGCTGGCACTTTGGGTAGGCGGCACACTTCTAGTGTCTTCACTGCGAGTCGATGTAGAAGATGTGGAAAGTCAATTTAAACACTACCAAATTTATTTTGGAAGACTATTAACGTTTTTGACAATCGGCATTCTCCAAGCGGTGATCGTATCAATAGGAGATTTGTATATAATACATGCGTATGTCGCGGACAAACTATGGTTTGTACTATTTAGTATTTTTATCAGCATTGTATTTACCATTATTATTTATACGCTTTGTTCGGTGTTTGGCAATATTGGAAAGGGGCTATCCATCATTTTGTTGGTATTACAAATTTCTAGTTCAGGTGCAACCTTTCCGGTTAGCTTGACACCTGCCTTTTTTCAAGCATTGCACCCGTTCATGCCGTTCACCTATGCTGTCAGTATACTGCGTGAAACGGTTGGCGGAATGATTAAGGCGGTCGTGATAAGAGACACGCTTTATTTGCTCATTTTTGTTGGCATTAGCTTCCTTTTGGCACTAGCTCTAAAACGGCCTTTAGGAGGGTGGATACACCGGACAGCAGAAAGGGCAAAATCAACCAAAATCGTCCCATGAACAACCCTCATTAAAAACAGCCCGTAATGTTAGTAAAGTAACTAACATTACAGGCTGTTAAGAAATAGTATTAACAGCAGGATGGACTTTAAATAAGTAGTTGATTACCGGCTTAATAATTCTTTTGTCATCAAATAATGGGGAATTCCATCCTCTATAAATACACTTGATGAAGTTTGATAACCTAGTTTTTTATAAAAGCCCTCTGCCTGTGTTTGACCGTGTAATTTGACCTTCTTTGCTCCTCTTTCCTGTGCAATTTCCTCTAATGCTGTAATAATGACTTTACCAAGACCCAATTTCCGGTAAGTGTCTAGAATACAAATTCTCTCTAATTTTCCAAACTCATCAACCCATCGTACCCGTCCTGTTCCGACAGGTTTTTCTTCGTAATAGACCAAGATATGTTCACATTGACCATTCAAATTGTCTAATTCGTCAAATTCATCCTCTAAGGGAACGCCTTGTTCCTCAACAAATACCGCTTTTCTTATGTGAAATGCCTTATTTAAATCTTCTTCAATGGTTATCCTTTTTGCCTTCATTATTCTCATCCCCTTTAAATTTTTTTGTTGTATTTACAGCGATATTAGGTTAAATTAAATTTATAATAAATATGTTGTAATTGCAACAAAAAATTCAGCTAAGGAGAAAATATGAAGGAAATCTTACGCGAAATTGGAATGATCGCTAGAGCATTAGATTCTATCAGTAATATTGAATTTAAAGAATTTGAGCTTACTAAGGGGCAGTATTTGTACCTTGTCCGAATATGTGAAAACCCTGGAATTATTCAAGAAAAGGTAGCTGAATTAATTAAGGTAGACCGAACAACAGCAGCACGTGCTATACAAAAACTTGAGTTGAACGGCTTTATAGAAAAGAAAGACGATCAACATAACAAAAAAATTAAAAAACTCTTTCCAACAGAGAAAGGGAAAAATGTTTACCCTTTTATAAAATCTGAAAATGATTATTCCAATTCCGTAGCATTAGAGGGATTTACCGAAGAAGAAGTAGACACTATTTTCAACCTTCTTCAAAGAGTAAGAAAAAATATAGAAAAAGACTGGGAATTTGTAAAAAAGGGAAATAAGAGAAATTATTGATTAGATAAAGGAGAGCTAATTTTTATGAATATAAATATAAAACCGTGTACCATTGAAGACCTATCCATGCTTCAAGAAATTAGTTATGAAACATTTATTGAAACATTTAAGGATCAGAATTCACCTGAAAATATGAACACTTATTTGGAGAGGGCATTTAACCTTAAACAATTAGAAAAAGAATTATCGACTATCTCTTCACAATTCTTTTTTGTTTATTTAAAAAATGAAGTCGCTGGATATTTAAAGGTGAATACCCAGGATGCTCAGTCTGAAAATATGGGCGAGGATTCACTTGAAATCGAGAGGATTTATATAAGGGCGAAATTTCAAAAACTCGGGCTTGGTAAATATCTTATTAATAAGGCGATAGAAATAGCGGAGGAACAGGAAAAAAGTAAAATCTGGCTTGGTGTCTGGGAGAAAAACGAGAACGCAATTGCTTTTTACAAGAAGTTAGGATTCGTGCAAGCTGGTAGTCACTCCTTTTATGTGGGGGATGAAGAACAAATAGACTTTATCATGATCAAATCACTTGTCTTATAAAATTAGATTAGAATGATACGTTTGTCCGAATCTGAATCACGGGGCATTAACTCGTTCGAAAATAAAGATATAATATACTTAACCGAGTGCAAGAGGTGGGATTGCACGCTCTCAATGTTGAATTTTGTATATTAAAAAGTGGGAGACACTACTGAGATATAGATCATCGGTCTTACAACCTGCTTTGGAAATGGTGATGAAAAACTCAGAAAACCTTCTACATTTTTTAAACGTTTCTTACATTTTGTAAGGAGCGTTTTTTATTTATAACCATTACGCTCTTATATATACATTGTGTGTATTTCGTCCTTTATAGCGTAACTATTGAGGGGGAAATTACTATAACCTTAATAAAACATATATTCTCCTAAAAAAACAACATTATTTAATAATCATTAAATTTGTAAAATTGAGACAAGTAAACGCTTTAACAACAAGAGGAGGAAATCTTAATGAAGTATATCAAAAAAGCTGGTCTGTCGATTGACTCTATTTTTGAAAACTTTACCTTAATTTCGCTGGTAGGCTTAATTTTTGTTGTAACTACTCAAGTTATGACACGGAAATTGTTTAATTTCGTTTTTTTCTGGTCTGAAGAAATTACCCTCCTATTGCTTGCATGGTTTGCCTTCATGGCAATCGCCATAGGAGTTCGCGAGTACATCCACTTAGGTATAGATTCCTTCACGAACCTTTTTGGAAAGGCATTCAATAAGTTTTGGGATAAGGTAATTAGTTTGAGTGTGTTTGCTTTTGGCTTGTATCTAGTAGTTCAAGGATGGAACTTTACAGTATTAATGTTAGATTCAACACTGCCAGCTACAAAACTTCCAAGTAGTGTTACCTATCTAGCGATGCCTATTACCGGCGTTATGATTTGTGGGTATTCATTCCTTCAATTATTCAAGATTAACACAACTAGACATGAAGATATTGAGGAGGGGATGTAACTTGGATACTAATACTATCGCTATCATTATTCTACTTGCAAGTTTTGTTCTTTTAATATTGCTTCGTTTTCCCATTGCTTTGACACTTGTTGCCTCGTCATTAATAACGGTGATTTATCTTGGTATTCCGATGCCGGTTATTGGTCAGCAAATGATTCAGGGAATGAACTCTTTTTCGTTACTCGCAATCCCGTTCTTTATTCTTACAGGACAAATTATGAGTGAAGGCGGTCTTGCTAACAGGATTGTAAAGTTTGCAAGTCTCATGGTTGGTAGGATCCGCGGGGGTCTTGCCATGGTTAACAGCGTAGCTGCGTTGTTCTTTGGAAATATTTCTGGATCTGCTGTTGCGGATGTGTCATCTGTGGGATCTGTTATGATTCCAATGATGAAAAAGAATGGATACGAAGCAGATTATGCTGTAGGTGTAACTATCGCTTCAGCGATTCAGGGTGTAGTGGTACCGCCGAGTCATAATCTTGTTTTATATTCATTAGCAGCCGGCGGTGTTTCAATTGCGAGCCTTTTTATGGCGGGTATTTTACCGGGAATCATCATGTTAATTGCCCTGGTATTAACTGGTTATATCATTGCAAGAAGACGGGGATATGGAAAAGCTGAACCAGTACCGAAATCTGAAATTCCAGGGATCCTTCTTCACGGCTTTTTGTCTTTAAGCCCAGCCGTCATTATTTTGGGTGGGATCTTAAGTGGATGGTTTACAGCTACTGAGTCAGGAGCATTAGCATGTTTGTATTCTTTTATTCTAGCATTCTTTGTATATAGAGAGGCTCCATTCTCTAGTATTGGAAAAATATTAAAACGTACAATGAGAACGGTTTCAATGGTATTTTTCTTAATCGCAGCATCAGCTTCCTTTGGCTGGATACTCGCTTATTTGCAAATCCCTGGTATGGTTACTGATTTGTTTTTACAAGTTTCCGATAATCCACTGATTATTTTATTAATCATTAATATTTTATTACTGCTACTTGGAGCTCCAATGGACATGGCACCCATGATTCTAATCATGACACCCATTCTCCTTCCTGTAGTAACGAGCTTGGGAATGGATCCAGTGCACTTTGGAATCATCCTAATATTAAACGCGGGGATTGGTTTGTTAACACCTCCGGTGGGAACAGTGTTGTTTGTAGGTTCCGCAATTGGGAAGGTCTCCATTCAGGCTGCAACAAAAGCCATGCTTCCATTCTTCTACGCTTTATTAGTTGTTTTGTTAATTATCACCTATATTCCGGAAGTTGTAATGTGGCTTCCAAATATGATTGTTAAGTAGAATGAGGATTTAGGTGAAGTTATAAAAAAAGTAAACACAAACTAAGGGGGATTACAGTAATGAAAACAAAGAAGTTTACAGGATTATTAGCAGCAGCTATTTTTGCAGGTACATTATTGACTGCCTGTGGAAGTAATCAAGAGAAGACAACTTCAGATACAGGATCCAAAGAAAAGGAGAAGCCAAGTTATACTTTCCGCCTGGCAGATAACCAGCCAGCTGATTATCCAACAGTTGTTGGAGACAAAAAGTTTGCCGAGTTAGTTGAAGAACGAACGGATGGACGCATAAAAATTGAAGTATTTCCATCGGCACAATTAGGAGATGAAAAATCAGTTCTTGAACAAGTTCAGCTGGGAGCTATTGAATTTACAAGAATTAATGCGAGCCCGCTAGCTGAATTTAATAAAGATTTCTCAGTGCTTGGTCTTCCATATGTCTTTGAAAGTGATGAACATTTATGGAGTTTCCTAGAAAGCGAGAAAGGAACGGAATTGCTTGATGGTTTAGAACAATCAAAGATGAAAGGTTTAGCCTATTATGATTCTGGATCACGCAATTTTTACTCTACTAAAGAATTAAAAAGTATCGATGATTTAAAAGGTCTTAAAATTCGAGTTCAACAGAGTGAAATTAATATTGATTTCATGAAGGCTATTGGAGCAAGTGCTACTCCAATGCCATACGGAGAGGTATTCAGTGCCTTGCAAACAGGAATCATCGATGGAGCTGAAAACAATCTGCCAAGCTTTGACTCATCTAACCATTATCAAGAAGCAAAAAGCATTATCCTGGATCACCACCAACGTATTCCTGAAGTTTTACTAATGAGTGATGCTGTTTGGGATAAGCTAGACGAAGAAGACAAAGAAATTATTAAACAAGCAGCACTTGATTCCGTAGAAACTCAGAAAATTGAATGGGACAAGTGGGAACAACGTTCTGAAAAGAAATTGAAAGACGAAGGTGTAACATTCACTGAAGTTAAAGATCTTAAACCTTGGCAAGATGCAGTTAAGCCAATGGTAGAAAAACACTCTAAGGATTATAAAGATATTATGGATGCTATTGAACAAGCTCGCCCCTAACTAAAATCAGACCTGCCTGGAAAATGTATATTTAACCAGGTAGGTTTAAAAAATACTTAAAATGGTAGATTATCAGATTTTTATACTTCTGCTTGAAAACGTTTACTTTAAACTGGTGGTACCAAGGGAGAATAAAAAATGGCTTCAATATCGTCAAGAATAAGAAAAAAATCTTCAAAACTAAGAAATACAATACTAACGAGCGCGCTTGCTTTATCATTTTTAGCTCCAGTCATGGTCCCACAGGTAAACGCAAATAATGAGGACCTGGGTTATGTAGATCCAACAACAAATGGCAATCCGGGTAATTCAGGAGCAAACACAGTAACCTATCGTGTACTTGCTAACTCGGCCACTGGGCAACCGGAAATCGAAGCAGCAAAGAAAGGAGTCCTTTCTCTTGATGGGAAGCAGTTTAGGGATTTAGATGGGGACAGGAGCCTGGATATCTACGAGGACTGGAGAAAACCTGTAAATCAGCGGGTTGCTGATTTGGTTTCCAAGATGACGCTTGCTGAAAAAGCAGGATTAATGCTGATCAACACACACACTCCAATTTCGAATCCAGCAGATGGAAGATATGTAAACTCGGATGATTCGATGATTGTCGGCAAAAACATGCGCTACGTCATTTTCCGTCAAACTCCAACAGTGGATGTAATCGCAAAATATACGAATCAACTGCAAGAACTAGGTGAGGCTTCAAGATTAGGAATTCCCGTTGTTGTAACGTCAAATCCACGGAATCATGCCTCTACGGATTACACTAATATTACTGCAACCCAGGGACAACATTCTTTTTGGCCGGGTCCATTAGGTTTTGCAGCTGCAGGAGACTCAGAAGCTGTAAAGGAATTCTCTGAAATCGCGGCAAAGGAATGGAGAGCCGCCGGAATACGCAAGGTCTACGGATATACCGCGGACATCGCTACTGACCCATTATGGGCAAGAATTGAAGATACATTTGGTGAGAATCCTAAAGTGGCCTCAGATATGATTTATAATGTAATTAAAGGATTTCAAGGTCATAAACTTGGTAAAGACAGTGTTGCGATCACTGTGAAGCATTTCCCAGGTGGCGGAGCACGTGATAATGGTTTGGATCCGCATTTTGTGGAAGGTAAATTCAATCCATATCCGACAGAGGGAAGTTTACTTACGTATCACATTCCTCCTTTCGAGGCAGCAATCGCAGCGGATGTATCGTCTATCATGCCTTATTACGCGTATCCAAGCAATGATAGTGCGGATCAAGGATTACCGTGGTATAGTGAAAACCAGCAGTTTGAAGAGGTCGGTTTCGCCTTAAATGATGCAATCTTAGATGGTTTCTTGCGTGGTCAGCTTGGTTTTAAAGGATATGTTAACTCTGATACAGGTGCTGTTGGTCCTAATTCTTGGGGGGCTGAAGCTTTAACACCGGTTCAAAAAGTTGCAAAGGCAATCAATGCTGGGACAGATATTATTTCTGGTTCATCTGATCCACTTCCTATCATTCAAGCAGTTGAACAAGGCTTACTTACGGAAGAGGCAGTTAATGAATCCGTATCCTTATTGCTAACTGAAATGATGAATTTAGGACTGTTCGAAGATCCTTATGTAGATCCACAAAATGCTCTTGATGTGGTCGCAAATCCGGAAGCACAGAAACTTGCATATGAGGCACATCAAAAATCGATAGTTCTTTTACGTAATGATAAAAATCTATTACCTTTAAAAGATGCGAAGCTTAAAAAAGTAAAACTTTACGTCGAGATGTTCCCTGGCGGAACGAATGGAGCCAGTACGAAGGGGTTAATAGAAACCATTAAAAAGCATGATCCTTCTATAGCAATTACGAATGTTCTTAATGAAGCAACACATGCTTATATTTTTGTTAAACCTGTTCAGTCTAACTGGGATAATAATCCGAGAATTACTGTAGGGCCAGAAACAGGAATCACGAATGTTGAAAGAATTATCGAAATACAAAAAACGGTTCCGACGATCACCGCTGTAAACATGACCAACCCATGGGTTCTGGATCATATTGAACCAAATGCTGCAGCATTAATCGCAACGTTTGGGACAAAGGCGGAGGCAATCGTCGATGTGATTCGTGGAGAATTCAATCCAATTGGAAAACTTCCATTCGCACTTCCGGCAAGTATGGAAGCAGTACACAACGAAGTCGGAGATGTTCCAAGTTTTGCTCCGCAAGAAGACCCTGCATATCCATATGTAAATAAATCTGGTGATATTTATAAGTACGGATTTGGTCTCTCTTATAATCAAGGTAAAGCGGTTGGAAAACCTGATCATGCAGGGGAAACAGGTACACCTGCTCATGCAGCCGTAAAATAAATAAAAATTGGGTTAAAGATTGTTTAATAAATAAATAGAAAGGTCCATTCGCAGAGGATGGCCCTTCTATTTGCTTTATAAAAAAGTAATAATTTTATATCTATTTAATTTATTTTACACATGGTAGAATAATAAAAAATGAAACCGCTTTTACTTCTGCAACTGATTGGAGAGCATTTCAATGAAGGTCAAAGGTTATAAGAATTTGTTAGAAATAATTAATAAAAGAACTGGGAGAGAAGAATATTTTTTCCAGTATCCAGATATGGTCCCGAAATATGCTAAACAACAACCTTTTTTTGTTAAAGATAAGTTGGGAGATAAAGAATGGAAAATTATAATGGATAATGACGTGGAAGGAATTATAACATCTTATCCTAATAATGAGGTAAAAACCAATAAGTTTGCAATAAGGAGAAAAACAAGATATATACCTATTTTAAAACACAAACATGAGTATATTGAAATTGTATATGTTTTAGAAGGTAGTTTTATTCAAGAAATAAAAGGAAAACAGATCGAGATGAATAAAGGGGATTTATGTATTTTAGACAAAAATGTCGAACATAGTTCATTACCTTTACGTGATTCTGATGTCGTTGTTAATATTATTTTGACACCGGAATTTTTTGATGGTATTTTCATGCATTTATTGTCTTATGATAACTATATTTCCAATTATATTGTCAATAGTCTTTACTCTAAGAGTAAATCACAAAATTTCTTAATACACCATGTAAAAGACGATTCTGTCATAAAGATCATTTTAGAGAACCTTCTACTAGAATATTACTCAACTGAAATTAAATCTTCAGCCGCTATCAACGGCTATCTCCTAATTCTTTTTACAGAACTTTCAAGAGAAATTATTTATAGTACTGGTGACCCTATAAAGGATGAACAGCATCAGGTAAAGGAAAAAATTTTAACTTTCATTAGAAATAGATATAAAGATACTAATCTTAATGAAATGGCGGATTATTTTCATTTTCATCCTAGTTATTTAAGCAGTCTTGTTAAAAAAGAATTTGGTAAAAATTTAAAGGATTTACTGACTGATGTACGAATGGCAGAAGCAAGCAAATTACTAAAAAACACAGATATGACAATTGAAAATATCGTATATGAAGTAGGTTATACAAACTTTAGTTACTTTTATAAAGTATTTAAGAAAACATACGGTATGACTCCCAATCAATACAAAACAAATATAATAAAAAATAGTAAGTTAAAGGCAAAATAACGGATGTTGTCTTTTTTTCGGAAAAGGAATGTTAATAAAAGACATAATATCCGTTAAATTTGGTTGCGGAGTAATGGCTTAAAGAAATATATAGTTTATTAAAGCGATTTTTTTCTTTTAAAAAGAGTAATCATTAAAATTGATCGCGATTTCATAGTGAAGAAACTCCCGCCAAAATGGTGGGAGTTTTTTGATTCCCTTTTTCTCAAATAAAGTAGGCCATTAATGTAAATATTCTACCACCTTAATAAAACATATAGTCGCCTAAATAATCAACATTACTTAATATTTATTAAATTTGTAAAATTAGGATAAGTAAGCGGTTTCCGAATGAGAGGTGGTGATTCAATTAAAGTACAAAACGGTTAACAAAGTGTAAGTGCTTTAACAGAAAAAAATTGAAAGGGAGAGAGAGATGTTTTTAATGGTAAATAATTTAAAAAAATCGGTACTATTTATGCTGGTTATCTTACTGGTATTTACTCTTCTAATACCAGGTGTAAGCGCCGATCAAGGGGTAAAAAGCGATCTTAAAAAAACAGTAGTCAATGCAGGTAGGATTGTTGAAAATATTGATAATGATTGGACATTCTATAAGGGTACTCAAGGTGTAGACGAAAATTTTAGTGCAAATAATTTCAATGATAGTAGTTGGAAAAAGATTAGCCTTCCTCACACCTGGAACGCTGAAGATGGTAGTGGAATAGCTCCAAATTACCAAGGAGATGGATGGTACAGAAAGCAACTGGATATTCCTGAAACCTACAAGGGCAAAAAATTGTTCTTACAATTTGAAGCTGCAAACAAAGAAGCAGAAGTATTTGTTAATGGTCAGTCTGTACATACCAACATAGGTGGCTATCTTGCATTTACAGTTGATATTACAGACTATGTAGGCTATGGACAAAAAAATATTATAGCGGTAAGAGTGAACAATGAAGTGAAAGATTCAGCTCCACTTCAAGGAGACTTCACCTTTTTTGGTGGTATATACAGAAGTGTAAATCTATTAGTTACCGATAAAACTCATATTGATGTAGAAGATTATGGCTCAAGCGGTGTATATGTGACCATTCCTAATGATAAATCTATTGAGGAAAATGCTGAAGTAACACTTACAGTACCTGTTAAAGTAAACAGTGATGATGTTGAAAGCAAATCAAACTCTATAGAAGTTAGAGCTCAAATTAAAGATGCAGAGGGTAAAGTCAGATCAAGAATAGAATTAAAGGCTGATGGGAAAAAGTTAAAATCTGCAAATGCTTCAGGAGGTAATCTTGAATTTACAGGTACAATGAAAGTAAATAAACCACACCTTTGGAATGGAACAAAGGATCCTTACCAGTATACTGTTGAAGTTACGGTAACAAGAAAAGGCGAGGTAATTGACCGGGGAAATGAAAAAGTAGGGTTTCGTTATTTTTCTGTCGACCCTAATAAAGGATTCTTTCTAAATGGAAAAAGTTATCCACTTCATGGTGTAAATATCCATCAGGATAGAAAAGGTTATGGTAATGCAGTACCAAATGATGTCAGGGCAGAGGATTTTGAACTTATTAAGGAAATTGGTGCTAACACACTTAGGGTCGCTCACTATCCACACTCCCAGTATGTTTACAATAAGGCTGATGAAATGGGGTTGGTGGTTTGGGCTGAGATTCCATTGGTAAACACAATGACACTAACAGAAGAATTTTCGAACAATGCCGAAAAGCAATTAACTGAGATGATTAAACAAAACTATAATCACCCGTCCATTGTAACATGGGGTCTTCAAAATGAATTTGGTGGTAACGGCTTTTATACTAGCAGGAATGCTAGTGAAAGTCTTGAAGAGCAGTATGCTGCGGCAACGGAATTGATTGATCGTTTGGCAAAGAAAGCAGAAGAATTAGATCCTAACAGACCGACTACTCACGCTATTCAGGGGAATAATTCCCGTGATCCTGAAGGTTATAAGGAAGTTTTGGATCGACATTTGCCTTGGAATGAAAGTGGAAGCATAGATACTGCCTCTTTTAATGCCTATTTTGGTTGGTATTATAATAAAGCTGGAGATTTAGCGGACTATCTTGACAGATTACATGAAGAGCATCCAAATGTTCCACTAGGTATTTCCGAGTATGGCAGCGGTGCAAACCCATATCAGCATGACGTCATTGATGAAGACTTTATCAACAACTGGGATGGGGCAGATTCCCGTGGTCCATGGCAGCCAGAAGAATTTCAAAATTATCTACATGAAAGTGCATGGAGCATCATTAGTGAGCGTCCTTGGTTATGGGCAACTCATATCTGGAATATGTTTGATTTTGGCGTTGCCGGTAAAAATGAGGCCTCAACACCAGGCATTAATACCAAGGGTCTCGTGTCACATGATCGCCAGCTTAAGAAGGATGCATTCTATTTCTATAAAGCACAATGGAATAAGGAAGACCAGTTTGTATATATCACAAGCAGAAGATATTCTGATAGAACAGAAAATACTACTCCTGTAAAAGTTTATTCAAACCTAAAGGAAGTAACTTTAACTGTTAGCGGTAAGGATTACGGTAAGGGAAGAATGCAGCAGCCAGGTGTATTTGTTTGGGAAGGTGTAGAACTAAATGAAAGTGGCAATGTAGTAATTGCATCAGCTAAAAAAGCAGATGGAACGAATGTCGCGGATACTGTTACTACTTGGAAGGTTGTTAAATAATCTTTTAGGTATTGATTAGGGTAAACATTTTAAAAAAGCTGGTATGATGAATTTTATCATGCCAGCTTTTACTTTAATTAGCCATAAAAAATAAGATGAAGATGCAGACTACACAGCAACTTTAATTATTTAACTTACGTAAAAAAACATCTAATTCATCATTTGATTGAAATTTATAAGCATACCCATAGCAAATCGGTCCATTACCAGTGTGCTCTCTCTTAGGAAATTCTAGGAAAGATGTATGATGATTTAACCCCGTAGATTTTTCCACTAGTTCTTTATTTG
This genomic stretch from Neobacillus niacini harbors:
- a CDS encoding AraC family transcriptional regulator, yielding MKVKGYKNLLEIINKRTGREEYFFQYPDMVPKYAKQQPFFVKDKLGDKEWKIIMDNDVEGIITSYPNNEVKTNKFAIRRKTRYIPILKHKHEYIEIVYVLEGSFIQEIKGKQIEMNKGDLCILDKNVEHSSLPLRDSDVVVNIILTPEFFDGIFMHLLSYDNYISNYIVNSLYSKSKSQNFLIHHVKDDSVIKIILENLLLEYYSTEIKSSAAINGYLLILFTELSREIIYSTGDPIKDEQHQVKEKILTFIRNRYKDTNLNEMADYFHFHPSYLSSLVKKEFGKNLKDLLTDVRMAEASKLLKNTDMTIENIVYEVGYTNFSYFYKVFKKTYGMTPNQYKTNIIKNSKLKAK
- a CDS encoding glycoside hydrolase family 2 protein codes for the protein MFLMVNNLKKSVLFMLVILLVFTLLIPGVSADQGVKSDLKKTVVNAGRIVENIDNDWTFYKGTQGVDENFSANNFNDSSWKKISLPHTWNAEDGSGIAPNYQGDGWYRKQLDIPETYKGKKLFLQFEAANKEAEVFVNGQSVHTNIGGYLAFTVDITDYVGYGQKNIIAVRVNNEVKDSAPLQGDFTFFGGIYRSVNLLVTDKTHIDVEDYGSSGVYVTIPNDKSIEENAEVTLTVPVKVNSDDVESKSNSIEVRAQIKDAEGKVRSRIELKADGKKLKSANASGGNLEFTGTMKVNKPHLWNGTKDPYQYTVEVTVTRKGEVIDRGNEKVGFRYFSVDPNKGFFLNGKSYPLHGVNIHQDRKGYGNAVPNDVRAEDFELIKEIGANTLRVAHYPHSQYVYNKADEMGLVVWAEIPLVNTMTLTEEFSNNAEKQLTEMIKQNYNHPSIVTWGLQNEFGGNGFYTSRNASESLEEQYAAATELIDRLAKKAEELDPNRPTTHAIQGNNSRDPEGYKEVLDRHLPWNESGSIDTASFNAYFGWYYNKAGDLADYLDRLHEEHPNVPLGISEYGSGANPYQHDVIDEDFINNWDGADSRGPWQPEEFQNYLHESAWSIISERPWLWATHIWNMFDFGVAGKNEASTPGINTKGLVSHDRQLKKDAFYFYKAQWNKEDQFVYITSRRYSDRTENTTPVKVYSNLKEVTLTVSGKDYGKGRMQQPGVFVWEGVELNESGNVVIASAKKADGTNVADTVTTWKVVK